In one window of Microbacterium natoriense DNA:
- a CDS encoding helix-turn-helix transcriptional regulator, with amino-acid sequence MDTRSDVREFLSSRRARLTPDQAGLPAFGGNRRVPGLRREEVSLLAGVSVDYYTRLERGDLSGVSNTVLDALARALQLDDAETAHLFDLARTANASPVARKPRKKATGLRPSILRLLDAMTEAPAVVRNNYFDYLAGNALGRALYLPVFAYPAPNSARFAFLDPAARDFYPEWERNTRELVAAMRGDAGRDPYDKKLTDLVGELSTRSERFRTLWAAHDVRYHRTGTKRINHPIVGEMELTYEAFELPADPGLQLSTYTAEPGTSSAEKLTLLASWAATDAAAPAPTGADTASPASAPDHAEA; translated from the coding sequence ATGGACACACGCAGCGACGTGCGCGAATTCCTCTCGTCGAGGCGCGCGCGCCTCACCCCCGATCAGGCGGGCCTTCCTGCGTTCGGCGGCAATCGCCGGGTACCCGGGCTGCGCCGCGAAGAGGTGTCGCTGCTCGCCGGGGTCAGCGTCGACTACTACACGAGGCTCGAGCGCGGTGATCTGTCGGGCGTATCGAACACCGTGCTCGATGCGCTCGCCCGCGCGCTGCAACTCGACGACGCCGAGACCGCGCATCTGTTCGACCTCGCCCGCACGGCCAACGCCTCACCGGTGGCACGCAAGCCGCGCAAGAAGGCCACCGGGCTGCGCCCCAGCATCCTGCGCCTGCTCGACGCGATGACCGAGGCGCCCGCCGTCGTGCGCAACAACTACTTCGACTACCTGGCGGGCAATGCGCTCGGGCGCGCCTTGTATCTGCCGGTCTTCGCGTACCCGGCGCCGAACAGTGCGCGTTTCGCGTTCCTGGATCCGGCAGCCCGTGACTTCTACCCGGAGTGGGAGCGCAACACACGTGAGCTCGTCGCCGCCATGCGGGGCGACGCCGGTCGCGACCCGTACGACAAGAAGCTCACCGATCTGGTCGGCGAGCTCTCGACGCGCAGCGAACGGTTCCGCACGCTGTGGGCGGCACACGACGTGCGCTACCACCGCACCGGAACCAAGCGCATCAACCATCCGATCGTCGGCGAGATGGAACTGACATACGAGGCGTTCGAGCTTCCCGCCGATCCGGGCCTGCAGCTGTCGACCTACACCGCCGAACCCGGCACGTCGTCGGCGGAGAAGCTGACGCTGCTGGCCAGCTGGGCGGCGACGGATGCTGCGGCACCCGCTCCGACCGGGGCCGACACCGCTTCGCCCGCATCGGCCCCCGACCACGCCGAGGCCTGA
- a CDS encoding helix-turn-helix domain-containing protein, protein MADIVPFPHAPRRPADPEPLWRHLLGDQLRRRRHDREETLTETAEKAGVSPQYLSEVERGLKEPSSEMIAAIAGALDASLIELTSSVADELRSAPASAAVSSGRGAFALAA, encoded by the coding sequence ATGGCCGACATCGTCCCGTTCCCCCATGCACCCCGTCGTCCCGCCGACCCGGAGCCGCTGTGGCGGCACCTGCTCGGCGATCAACTGCGCCGCCGCCGACATGACCGCGAGGAGACGCTGACCGAGACCGCCGAGAAGGCGGGCGTCTCACCGCAGTACCTCTCTGAGGTCGAGCGCGGACTGAAGGAGCCGTCGAGCGAGATGATCGCAGCGATCGCGGGGGCACTCGACGCGTCGCTCATCGAGCTCACGAGCTCGGTCGCCGACGAACTGCGGTCGGCGCCGGCATCAGCCGCCGTGTCCTCCGGACGCGGAGCCTTCGCGCTGGCCGCCTGA
- a CDS encoding ClpP family protease: MSSYTIPNVIAQHPRGERVMDVYSHLLAERVVYLGTGIDAGVANALIAQLLHLDGDSPESAVQFYINSEGGDPGAALAIYDTMQHIRPAIATTCVGQAIGPAALLVAAGASGQRSALTHARIVLHQPAGQSRGAIPDLILAADEVVRVRADMESVLARHSGRRLEELRADTDRDRVFTASAALEYGLIDSVLGARDA, translated from the coding sequence ATGAGCAGCTACACGATCCCGAACGTCATCGCGCAGCATCCGCGCGGCGAACGCGTGATGGACGTCTACTCGCACCTGCTCGCCGAGCGGGTCGTCTACCTCGGCACCGGTATCGACGCCGGAGTCGCGAACGCCCTGATCGCCCAGCTGCTGCACCTCGACGGCGACAGTCCGGAGAGCGCTGTGCAGTTCTACATCAACAGCGAAGGCGGTGATCCGGGTGCGGCGCTGGCGATCTACGACACCATGCAGCACATCCGCCCCGCGATCGCGACGACGTGCGTCGGACAGGCGATCGGCCCGGCGGCTCTGCTCGTCGCGGCCGGTGCGTCCGGTCAGCGGTCGGCGCTCACGCACGCCCGCATCGTGCTGCATCAGCCGGCCGGGCAGTCGCGCGGGGCGATCCCCGACCTGATCCTCGCGGCCGACGAGGTGGTGCGGGTGCGTGCCGACATGGAGTCTGTGCTCGCCAGGCATTCCGGCCGCAGGCTCGAAGAGCTCCGCGCCGACACCGACCGGGACCGCGTGTTCACCGCATCCGCCGCCCTGGAGTACGGGCTGATCGACTCGGTGCTGGGCGCGCGCGACGCCTGA
- a CDS encoding ClpP family protease: protein MSEENPIPQFGPEARRALFHERILVLDGALDDDNGTLLMTQLLTLSAEDPIADIALWIHSPGGSVPSMLAIRDLMKLVPNDVSTLALGLACSAGQFLLSAGTAGKRRALPHARILMHQGSAGIGGSAVEIETQADDLRHMRDTVLGLISDDTGQPRDRIFEDSLHDRWYTAPQAKDYGFIDEIVSSFAEVMPRRKARVGLGVDA, encoded by the coding sequence ATGAGCGAAGAGAACCCCATCCCGCAGTTCGGACCCGAAGCCCGCAGGGCGCTGTTCCACGAGCGCATCCTCGTGCTCGACGGAGCCCTCGACGACGACAACGGCACGCTGCTGATGACGCAGCTGCTCACCCTGTCGGCCGAGGACCCGATAGCCGACATCGCCCTGTGGATCCATTCGCCCGGCGGCTCGGTGCCGTCGATGCTCGCGATCCGCGACCTCATGAAGCTCGTGCCGAACGACGTCTCGACCCTCGCGCTCGGGCTCGCCTGCAGCGCCGGTCAGTTCCTGCTCTCCGCGGGGACCGCAGGAAAACGTCGAGCGCTGCCGCACGCGCGGATCCTCATGCATCAGGGATCGGCGGGCATCGGCGGCTCCGCTGTCGAGATCGAGACGCAGGCGGACGATCTGCGGCACATGCGCGACACCGTGCTCGGGCTCATCTCCGACGACACCGGTCAGCCACGCGATCGCATCTTCGAGGACTCCCTGCACGACCGCTGGTACACCGCGCCCCAGGCGAAGGACTACGGCTTCATCGACGAGATCGTCTCGTCGTTCGCCGAGGTGATGCCGCGGCGGAAGGCTCGTGTCGGCCTGGGGGTGGACGCATGA
- a CDS encoding acyl-CoA thioesterase: MAKQKEPTWSEDGLNFRTRKWVRPEDLNANGSLFGGSLLKWIDEEAAIYAIVQLGNHRAVTKHISEITFEASAVQGDLIEIGLKATHFGTTSLTMRAVARNMITRKRILTIDKIVFVSLGDDGKPTPHGYREITYDRDRMPTEHAVTGTIRLP, from the coding sequence ATGGCGAAGCAGAAGGAACCGACATGGTCGGAAGACGGGCTGAACTTCCGCACGCGCAAGTGGGTTCGGCCCGAGGATCTCAACGCGAACGGCTCGCTGTTCGGCGGAAGCCTCTTGAAATGGATCGACGAGGAAGCGGCCATCTACGCGATCGTCCAGCTCGGCAACCATCGGGCGGTGACCAAGCACATCTCGGAGATCACCTTCGAGGCATCCGCGGTGCAGGGTGATCTGATCGAGATCGGCCTGAAGGCCACGCACTTCGGCACCACCTCGCTCACGATGCGCGCGGTGGCTCGCAACATGATCACGCGCAAGCGGATCCTCACGATCGACAAGATCGTGTTCGTGAGCCTGGGCGACGACGGCAAGCCGACGCCGCACGGCTACCGCGAGATCACCTACGACCGCGATCGGATGCCGACGGAGCACGCGGTGACCGGGACGATCCGCCTGCCGTAG